One Verrucomicrobiota bacterium genomic window carries:
- a CDS encoding autotransporter outer membrane beta-barrel domain-containing protein, which produces MTAEFTDNINLAEEGRRSDISLGPEVGIGLFYPVNHRNLFSLDLGVGYRWYWEHDQLSTFQVSPNTHVDYRFWVKDVQINLHDDFHVQADPASRPELSGSAFNYRRFINNSGIEATGQPWESLTWTLGYDFSLDRTLNREFRALDRNAHTFHAGTQHEISPRWTAGLYAAYTLNEYVQKVQNDSAAWSVGPTLVFKASEFLTLDGSLFFTRQDFERSGTVADTSDFEGLTFQGGLRHTLNRRMSHGIRARRSIELGLASNYTEMHAVQ; this is translated from the coding sequence GTGACGGCGGAGTTTACCGACAACATCAATTTGGCGGAGGAGGGCCGGAGGAGTGACATTTCCTTGGGGCCTGAAGTGGGGATCGGGTTGTTTTATCCGGTGAATCATCGGAATCTCTTCAGTTTGGATTTGGGGGTGGGCTATCGCTGGTATTGGGAGCATGACCAACTTTCGACGTTTCAGGTTTCTCCGAACACGCACGTGGACTATCGATTTTGGGTCAAGGACGTGCAGATCAATTTGCATGACGATTTCCATGTGCAAGCGGATCCGGCGTCGCGTCCTGAATTGAGCGGTTCTGCGTTCAATTACAGGCGGTTTATCAATAATTCGGGAATCGAGGCGACGGGTCAGCCGTGGGAGTCGCTGACTTGGACCTTGGGTTATGATTTTTCGCTGGATCGAACCTTGAATCGGGAGTTTCGCGCCCTCGATCGGAACGCGCACACCTTTCACGCCGGGACTCAGCACGAGATTTCGCCGCGCTGGACGGCGGGCCTCTATGCGGCTTACACCCTGAACGAGTACGTGCAGAAAGTGCAGAATGACAGCGCCGCTTGGTCGGTCGGGCCGACCCTGGTTTTCAAAGCCAGCGAGTTCTTGACCTTGGATGGCTCCTTGTTCTTCACCCGGCAGGACTTTGAGAGATCGGGAACGGTGGCGGACACGAGTGATTTTGAAGGTCTGACCTTTCAAGGAGGTTTGCGGCACACCTTGAACCGCAGGATGAGTCATGGCATTCGTGCCCGCCGTTCGATCGAGCTTGGATTGGCCAGCAATTATACCGAGATGCACGCGGTGCAATAG